A part of Candidatus Omnitrophota bacterium genomic DNA contains:
- a CDS encoding peptidase MA family metallohydrolase — protein MTIFILCGYACAESFEGSLWEVKKSNHFAVYYKDSESNDYVNEVLKYAEKYYEDMTEQLGFRRFEFWTWEKQCKIYIYPTAKEYHDSTGQPEWSGAAAYIKERAIKTFVRREEFLETILPHEMAHLIFREFIGYKTDIPLWLDEGISSLQEEKNRKSHLLIAKVLVKSHVFIPLPKLTRIVKEGLVMPGVFYAEAASVIEFLLEKYGKEKFVDYCRVLRDNKNWEAALKTVYGFKDLSEMNDGWLKFLSEKRIDTNQ, from the coding sequence ATGACGATTTTTATTTTATGTGGTTATGCCTGTGCGGAAAGTTTTGAGGGATCATTATGGGAAGTAAAAAAGAGCAACCATTTCGCGGTATATTATAAAGATTCGGAATCCAACGATTATGTAAACGAGGTATTAAAATACGCGGAAAAATATTATGAGGATATGACGGAGCAGCTCGGATTCCGCCGATTTGAATTCTGGACATGGGAAAAACAATGCAAAATATATATCTATCCGACAGCTAAGGAGTATCATGATTCTACCGGCCAGCCTGAATGGTCGGGAGCGGCCGCATATATAAAGGAAAGAGCGATAAAGACTTTTGTCCGCAGGGAGGAGTTTCTCGAGACCATATTGCCGCATGAAATGGCCCATCTGATATTCAGGGAATTTATAGGATATAAGACGGATATACCTTTGTGGCTTGATGAAGGAATATCATCCCTTCAGGAAGAGAAGAACAGGAAGTCGCACCTTCTTATAGCGAAAGTTTTGGTTAAATCGCATGTATTCATACCTCTTCCAAAATTGACAAGGATAGTAAAAGAAGGGCTTGTAATGCCCGGTGTATTTTACGCGGAAGCGGCAAGCGTGATAGAGTTTCTTTTGGAAAAATACGGCAAGGAAAAATTTGTTGATTATTGCCGCGTGTTAAGAGATAATAAGAATTGGGAAGCGGCTCTCAAGACGGTGTATGGATTCAAAGACCTCTCCGAGATGAATGATGGATGGCTTAAATTCCTATCGGAGAAGAGGATAGATACCAATCAATAG